In SAR324 cluster bacterium, a genomic segment contains:
- a CDS encoding type II toxin-antitoxin system Phd/YefM family antitoxin, which translates to MLEMTVNEFRSSLKQSVEMAIHDHEVIRVTRKNAPSFVVISNEDWEREQETLRILENKSLMNQITTSLQTHITHTGYQPTREQMDEISGI; encoded by the coding sequence ATGTTGGAAATGACCGTTAACGAATTTCGATCATCGCTGAAGCAGTCTGTTGAAATGGCAATCCACGATCATGAGGTCATACGGGTGACTCGAAAAAACGCGCCTTCTTTTGTGGTGATCAGCAATGAGGATTGGGAACGAGAGCAGGAAACCTTGAGAATCCTTGAGAATAAGTCACTGATGAATCAGATCACCACGTCACTTCAAACCCATATCACCCATACAGGATACCAACCGACCCGTGAGCAAATGGATGAGATCTCTGGTATTTGA